Within Falco cherrug isolate bFalChe1 chromosome 12, bFalChe1.pri, whole genome shotgun sequence, the genomic segment TGTTTAAAGTAGCGATTAACTATTCACACTTTAATCTCCCTGAAACAGGCTCCAGCCCTTTGGCATCTTATTTCCATCTCTCTCTGTATCCTTCTAAATATGATTAGCACAGAAACGCTGATAGCAGAGGTTGGAGCTGCTGCCGAGTATGTAAATCCAGGCATTGTGTTAAGGCAGCTAATAGACCGGTTTCTTATTTACTATCCCTTGGTCCCTCTGTCCTGTCCCTGAAGTCATTTTATGCAAACTCATTCACATGAAACCTTCTCTTTAAAGGCTGCTGCTCGGCAGTGTTAACAAACACGGTCTCGTCCGCTCTCCTCCGAGGATTGGCTCATTTTAAGTGTATAAATGGTGTGAAGATGGGCCCGGAGTGCTAAATAGGGCGACCTGGAGGCAGCCTTCAGCACTGAGGGGTGCTGCTGGAGTTTGGGAAATGCCTTCTCCTCTCTGTCTGGATGGGGCAGAAGGTCACATCTGGATTCCTGATCCTAACTAACATCTCCCCTCTACCCCAGGTAGGGAAGGTCCTCAGCCCTCAGCGAGGGCATTCAGCTGGGAAAGGGCTTGTCACAAAGtggcagaaagcaggcagacccccaggctgtccctgtgcctgtccagCCCTGGGACAGCCCCGGTGCTGTTAAAGGCTGTGGAAGTCCCTTTGCAAAGGGCTTTGCGAGGGAAGCGGCACCCCGCTGGCCTCATCCCACACAGAGGCAAAAGCAAAAGGTGCCCAAGGTCACCAGGGAATATTGGTGCTGAGCTGGAAATAGCATGGCAGGGACACTTCAgtctctctccctgcccagggggACAAAACTTTTGTGTAGATTTTGGCTCTGCTTTGCAGTACCCACCCAAGGGCTGGTTTCAAGCATCCACATCCATGGTCTTCTGCATCAGGGACCCCAGCAGTCGGGGCAGGGGTCTCTGCTCTGTGGGAGCGCTGTGACTGCACTGGCACCACCTCAGGGACAGTTCGAACAGGACCTGGCCCTGGTCCTTTCAGCATCTCAGGGCAGGAGTGTGCATATTTTTAGGTGCTGTCCCCGCTTTTGTTGGGAAGGCAACACTAAATCAGATGAGCAAGCTGCTGATTAAGTGTTATATTTAACACTTTAAGACAGTATCCGCTCCCTTCCAGCTGGGATGAAGAAGCTcgcctcagcagcagctccctaCTGTTTtcctggctgagccccatgtGAGACCccaagccctgctccctgccggGAGGTTTGACCTTTCCTGTCCCAGATACCTCCTCCCCAAATACTCACATCCCAGATCTACCAGCCCCTGCCCAGTCGTGAGCCCCTGCCCAAGGGGCTTGGCTTGCCCTCCCACCAGCAAGGCAcaggtgctgcctgccctgcaggcaCTGGTCAGAGTTTCGGCTGGTGTGTATATCTCCCCCATCCCAGAAGCAGGGAAATAAAGGGGAGTCGTGAATGAACACGTGGATTTTGCTCCAGAAAGTGTGATCTCCCTCATGTTGCATAGTTGGAGCCTGCAGGGCTTCACccctggctggggggcaggCTCAGAGCTAAGGGAGTTCAACCCCACTCCCCTGCAGAGGACATTGCTCCCCAGAGCTTTCAGGGTGGGTATGCACATCTGCAGGACTCAGAAGCTTAAATCCTTCTGTGGATGCCTCCTGGCCACCCGTCTGAGCTGGAAAactgccaccagctccctgcagcagggcccTGTCCCCCAGAAGGACATGGCAAGCTGGCTGTCGGGTTGTGGGAGCTAAAAGTACTGGGGATTCAGAAGGGAATTGGGCACATCTGCAATCCCCGGCATCACCTACCTGCCTTACAAATTATGGGATAAACAGCAAGTGTCACCGAGGGCTTGTCGTAAGCAGCCAGGCACCTCTCCCTgcacctctgcctgcccctctgcctgcccgtggtggctgcagccagcagtgtTTGTGTTCTTGTCCCCGACAACAAGGGACCTTGTTCATTGACAACAAGGGACCTTGTTCATCAACAACAGGATGAAACGAAAGAGCCAGGAAGCCAAGCCTCATAAAAATGCACTCTGGGCTATCATTGTATGGATTCGTTGCAGAGGCTGTAGTGGTTATGCTAGGTGCTGGGCAAGGGAGCCAGACTGCTGAGCGGTGTTTCCTAGGAGTCTGTGGATTCACTGATGTCTGATAAGGGATTAAGCTCATATggcagcttttctttcacaATGCACTAGTGGCTTGTTTACCTGTGCTCAGGTATCTGTTGCCatgaaacttttcattttggagGCCTGTAATCCAAGCTCAGTTGAAACTGGCCAACGGATTTTACAATTGTTCAGCAGCACGGActtacacacatacacatttatgcacacacatatgcacGCACAAGCCTCATTTCTTTAGGAAAGGAGCTAAACGCAGGGATTTTCTCTGGGAAGCCGATCAACGTGCAGCTCAGTTTGGAGAACCCAGCACATCAGATAAACTAACACTCCTGTAAATGTGAAAGGGTCAAGGCTTGGTCTAAACCCCACCCCAATCAAAGGAGAGATGccagccagcatccccaggctTTGTACCAGGGTCTTTTTGACGGCATGCACACAACGCACGATGTCTGCACTCACCTATAAAGTCATGAATGAGGTCCTTGATGAGATGCCCGACGATGGCGTatgccactgccaccaccaccagggCTGCCATGAGAAGGTAGAGGACAGCCTTGGGCAGAGGAATGGCATCTCGAGGAGGCGGTTTGTACTCCTTGTAAAGCTGGTCACTGTCCGAGTATGAGTACTGGAACAAGTGGTCCAGGCCAGCCGTGAAGTTGCTGGAGTTCATGGACTGGCTGTTGGACAGGTAGCTGTCCTGCTCAGGGTCCTGGAGGACACTTACCACCGAGCTGGTGGTGGCTTCCACTTGCTGTACCAAGTTCAGAGTCTTGTTAACGCTGGGGAGGATCTGGGAGAGGAAAGTGCTCCAATCTTTGATGGCACTGATGTTGCAAATAATCATAATTGCAATGAGGAATGGTCTTCAAGCCCAAGAGACttaaaagggagagaaagaggtgAGAATTGTTGTGCTTACACCAAACCATGTACTGCGAGCCAGGCAGAGAAGGTCTTGCTGGGGTAGGTTTCTCATTTGCAAATTCTTACAGGATCTGGTAGGGATGCATTTGTGGTAGGTCGGTCATCACTTCTGGAAATGCCTGCAGCAAACCCCTATGGGCATGAAGTTCCTTGGGAAAAAGTACGTGCTGGAATGATTTTGACTGATATCATTTTTGTTCCGCAGACGTCTCTCCCTGATGCTACTCACTGATGAAAACCAGAGACACGAGATCTTGTAGGTATTTTCAGtcatc encodes:
- the SMIM44 gene encoding small integral membrane protein 44, whose product is MIICNISAIKDWSTFLSQILPSVNKTLNLVQQVEATTSSVVSVLQDPEQDSYLSNSQSMNSSNFTAGLDHLFQYSYSDSDQLYKEYKPPPRDAIPLPKAVLYLLMAALVVVAVAYAIVGHLIKDLIHDFIDWIFGPSPDDNSNKSDINCISNSVNEMNEMPEAPQHQDHQPQDVVISISETCHLPQQT